The Leucobacter rhizosphaerae genome includes a region encoding these proteins:
- a CDS encoding CYTH domain-containing protein: MADTAVESFEIERKYEVDPTTPLPGADAFVRAGFAASAPVVHHLHATYFDTPGADLARNRLALRRRVGGKDAGWHLKQKGADGARELLWPAAESMPEEVIAEVRSRIGDAVTALAPLAELRTERTVVVLRDDSGRELVELADDRVRALDHRTGLHRAWREWEAEVLGEGTGAVLARVEPVLRAAGAVPSPSPAKIARATGQLVVAAERSGGSPEELEALRALDAADQEAARRLVP, translated from the coding sequence ATGGCAGATACGGCGGTGGAATCGTTCGAGATCGAGCGGAAGTACGAGGTCGACCCCACGACCCCGCTTCCCGGGGCTGACGCGTTCGTGCGCGCCGGGTTCGCGGCGTCGGCACCGGTGGTCCACCATCTGCACGCCACCTATTTCGACACCCCGGGAGCGGACCTCGCCCGGAACCGGCTCGCCCTGCGCCGTCGCGTCGGCGGCAAGGACGCCGGCTGGCACCTCAAGCAGAAGGGCGCCGACGGCGCGCGCGAGCTGCTGTGGCCTGCCGCCGAGTCCATGCCCGAGGAGGTGATCGCCGAGGTCCGATCCCGGATCGGCGACGCGGTGACCGCACTCGCGCCCCTGGCCGAGCTGCGCACCGAGCGCACGGTGGTGGTGCTGCGGGACGACTCCGGCCGCGAACTGGTCGAGCTCGCAGACGACCGCGTGCGCGCGCTGGATCACCGGACCGGGCTCCACCGCGCGTGGCGCGAGTGGGAGGCCGAGGTGCTCGGCGAGGGCACCGGAGCGGTGCTCGCTCGAGTCGAACCGGTGCTGCGTGCGGCCGGGGCGGTGCCGTCGCCGAGCCCCGCGAAGATCGCGCGCGCGACTGGACAGCTCGTCGTCGCGGCTGAACGCTCTGGAGGGTCGCCTGAGGAGCTCGAAGCGCTGCGCGCGCTCGACGCGGCCGACCAGGAGGCTGCGCGTAGGCTGGTGCCATGA
- a CDS encoding HPP family protein — MSAQRSDGRKPSGDRGGERPSAAARRKQIIVGLVMGAIVGVVISAISQFWLWLPAGLALGLAVGVIMKPPSE; from the coding sequence ATGAGTGCACAGCGCAGCGACGGCCGCAAGCCGTCTGGGGACCGGGGTGGTGAGCGGCCCTCCGCGGCCGCGCGACGGAAGCAGATCATCGTCGGCCTGGTGATGGGCGCCATCGTCGGGGTGGTGATCAGCGCGATCTCGCAGTTCTGGCTGTGGCTGCCCGCCGGGCTGGCGCTGGGGCTCGCGGTGGGCGTCATCATGAAGCCACCGAGCGAGTAG
- a CDS encoding NAD(P)/FAD-dependent oxidoreductase, with the protein MEPTIFETHRPAAKIIDDSLRDTKLSCFWIDDIADSVARYPELDGDKRVDDAVVGGGYAGLWTAIKLKTEHPERRVVLIEAQRIGWAASGRNGGFCEASISHGEPNAEARWPEETGTLRRLGYENLDAIEKFITEHELDADFERNGALSVANEAYQVEWLGESEDPHVVTLDAAGAQSRINSPTFLGADFSPSENANVHPAKLAAELARHAAEIGVEIHEHSPVTRLDGSADVPIQLTTDRGTVTAERVALCTNVFPSLLKRYRFHTIPVYDYVLMTEPLTDEQLASIGWEGREGLSDLANQFHYSRLTKDNRILWGGYDAVYHTGGRIKREYEDRMESHRKLASHFFTTFPQLAGVKFTHRWAGVIDSSTRFCAFFGQAHGGRVQYVAGFTGLGVGATHFAADVMVDRFEGRVTERTELKMVKDMPLPFPPEPAASIGVNLFRWSFDRADHNGGKRNLFLKTMDAVGFGFDS; encoded by the coding sequence ATGGAACCCACCATTTTCGAAACCCACCGGCCCGCCGCGAAGATCATCGACGACTCGCTCCGCGACACCAAGCTGAGCTGCTTCTGGATTGACGACATCGCCGATTCGGTCGCACGGTACCCCGAGCTCGACGGCGACAAGCGCGTCGACGACGCGGTCGTGGGCGGCGGCTACGCCGGACTCTGGACCGCGATCAAGCTGAAGACGGAGCACCCCGAGCGTCGCGTGGTGCTCATCGAGGCGCAGCGGATCGGCTGGGCGGCGTCGGGCCGCAACGGCGGTTTCTGCGAGGCGAGCATCAGCCACGGCGAGCCCAACGCGGAGGCGCGCTGGCCCGAGGAGACCGGCACGCTGCGCCGGCTCGGGTACGAGAACCTCGATGCGATCGAGAAGTTCATCACCGAGCACGAGCTCGATGCCGACTTCGAGCGCAACGGGGCACTCTCGGTCGCGAATGAGGCCTACCAGGTCGAGTGGCTCGGGGAGAGCGAGGATCCGCACGTCGTGACCCTCGACGCGGCGGGGGCGCAGTCGCGCATCAACTCGCCCACGTTCCTCGGAGCCGACTTCTCGCCCTCGGAGAACGCGAACGTGCATCCGGCCAAGTTGGCCGCCGAACTGGCGCGGCACGCAGCCGAGATCGGCGTCGAGATCCACGAGCACTCGCCCGTGACCCGCCTCGACGGCTCGGCGGACGTGCCGATCCAGCTCACCACGGATCGCGGCACCGTCACCGCGGAGCGCGTCGCGCTGTGCACGAACGTGTTCCCATCGCTGCTCAAGCGCTACCGGTTCCACACGATCCCGGTCTACGACTACGTGCTGATGACCGAGCCGCTGACGGACGAGCAGCTCGCATCGATCGGGTGGGAGGGGCGCGAGGGCCTCTCCGATCTCGCGAATCAGTTCCACTACTCCCGGCTCACCAAGGACAACCGCATCCTCTGGGGCGGCTACGACGCGGTCTACCACACGGGTGGCCGCATCAAGCGCGAGTACGAGGACCGCATGGAGAGCCACCGCAAGCTGGCCAGCCACTTCTTCACAACGTTCCCGCAGCTCGCGGGCGTCAAGTTCACGCACCGCTGGGCCGGCGTCATCGACTCGAGCACCCGCTTCTGCGCGTTCTTCGGCCAGGCGCACGGCGGACGGGTCCAGTACGTCGCGGGGTTCACCGGCCTCGGCGTCGGCGCGACCCACTTCGCGGCGGACGTGATGGTGGACCGCTTCGAGGGCCGCGTCACCGAGCGCACCGAGCTCAAGATGGTCAAGGACATGCCGTTGCCCTTCCCGCCCGAGCCGGCCGCGAGCATCGGCGTCAACCTGTTCCGCTGGTCCTTCGACCGCGCGGACCACAACGGTGGCAAGCGCAACCTCTTCCTCAAGACCATGGACGCCGTCGGCTTCGGGTTCGACTCGTGA
- a CDS encoding uracil-xanthine permease family protein: MALPWKLHADGTTVSPDAIVLPEERLSWPRTIGFGAQHVVAMFGATFLVPLLTGFSPTATLFFSGLGTLLFLLITGNRLPSYLGSSFAFIAPIMAASAAGPEGDLGRASFGILAIGVLMAIVGIVVHRFGTGWINALMPPVVMGAIVALIGFNLAPAVKNNWDATERSGIVALITIAAVVLITVLFRGLIGRLSIVLGMVVGYVAAIPLGEVSFEEFEQAPLFGLPAFHAVGNPFADPTLWGLLPAFLPVVLVLIAENVGHVKSVGLMVNRDLDPVTGRALLADGVSTMLAGFGGGSGTTTYGENIGVMAATRVYSTAAYWVAGIFAILLSFSPKIGALIFSVPAGVLAGVTVALYGLIGLIGVKIWMDNKVDFSKPINQFSAAIPLIVGIADFTLQFGSVVFNGIALGTISAVVVYHVMRSLSRLRGGEMVVADPVVTAGRETPR, encoded by the coding sequence ATGGCCCTGCCCTGGAAGCTGCACGCGGACGGCACGACCGTCTCACCCGATGCCATCGTGCTTCCCGAGGAGCGCCTGAGCTGGCCCCGCACCATCGGGTTCGGCGCGCAGCACGTGGTCGCCATGTTCGGCGCCACCTTCCTCGTGCCGCTGCTCACGGGATTCAGCCCCACGGCGACCCTGTTCTTCTCGGGGCTCGGAACGCTACTGTTCCTCCTCATCACGGGCAACCGCCTGCCGAGCTACCTCGGCTCCTCGTTCGCGTTCATCGCCCCGATCATGGCGGCCAGTGCGGCCGGCCCCGAGGGCGACCTCGGTCGTGCCTCGTTCGGGATCCTGGCCATCGGCGTGCTCATGGCCATCGTCGGTATCGTGGTTCACCGCTTCGGCACGGGCTGGATCAACGCGCTCATGCCCCCGGTCGTCATGGGTGCCATCGTGGCCCTCATCGGCTTCAACCTCGCCCCGGCGGTGAAGAACAACTGGGACGCGACGGAGCGCTCGGGCATCGTGGCGCTCATCACGATCGCCGCCGTGGTCCTCATCACCGTGCTCTTCCGCGGGCTCATCGGCCGCCTGTCGATCGTGCTCGGCATGGTCGTCGGCTACGTCGCCGCGATCCCGCTCGGCGAGGTCAGCTTCGAGGAGTTCGAGCAGGCGCCGCTCTTCGGCCTCCCGGCGTTCCATGCCGTGGGCAACCCGTTCGCCGACCCCACGCTCTGGGGGTTGCTGCCCGCGTTCCTGCCGGTGGTGCTCGTGCTGATCGCCGAGAACGTCGGTCACGTCAAGAGCGTCGGTCTCATGGTCAACCGCGATCTCGACCCAGTCACCGGCCGTGCCCTCCTCGCCGACGGCGTCTCCACGATGCTCGCCGGCTTCGGCGGCGGATCCGGCACCACGACCTACGGCGAGAACATCGGCGTGATGGCCGCGACGCGCGTGTACTCGACCGCCGCGTACTGGGTGGCGGGCATCTTTGCGATCCTGCTCAGCTTCTCGCCCAAGATCGGAGCCCTCATCTTCTCGGTTCCCGCGGGTGTGCTCGCGGGCGTGACCGTGGCGCTGTACGGCCTCATCGGCCTGATCGGCGTGAAGATCTGGATGGACAACAAGGTCGACTTCTCGAAGCCGATCAATCAGTTCTCCGCGGCCATCCCGCTCATCGTGGGTATCGCCGACTTCACCCTGCAGTTCGGCTCCGTGGTCTTCAACGGCATCGCGCTCGGCACGATCTCCGCGGTCGTGGTCTACCACGTGATGCGCTCGCTCTCCCGCCTCCGCGGGGGCGAGATGGTCGTCGCGGATCCCGTCGTCACGGCGGGCCGCGAAACACCGCGCTGA
- a CDS encoding AAA family ATPase, which yields MDRRKRPDAKGRGQSDANKPATRTGDPGAESSRAQPFADGSVEHPRSEGALAKAPALEEPRSDDAIAAQLTGPVSLVDSYADEHADWRRELAGIGGRNPLLYFDDRPANRIELSTTHPGGLPQFITGNKILLSALIRDDLALRHARAAAGRVTDKAIEMRTVRGLETVNLGVGIAKWSFEGEEFCAPVLLRPLAIRRYGRDFELKLKQFPVVNSELIRVLRQQFGISLDARTLIELSQSEGVFKPQPVIDRLRQMVVGVPGFVVQPRLVVSSFHNVSQQMVADAKDLDSPILAAVCGSEPARRQLEANYRPVSPTRPDDRAPETDRYLYDADAEQDDVLAQIDAGHSIVVHTLPGTGGTQTVVNALGSLARSGKRVLVVSPRRATLDGISHRLARAGLTGLAVNPRRLRRNLVESISRNENARPEHLRDVDEALVRLRGVLLDYQSALSESDARFGISPLDALRTLTLLALSDNPPTTTVRLDDQALGQLTLDRTSVAEALTEVARLGQFQYGPEDSPWYGVNFTSTEEARSAYGLAVQLAESQLPRLISMANEVIGQTSMRPYETIAELGIFLRLLMGIRDTLDRFTPEVYDRSLTEVIAAHAPRGGEDMSSANKRRLRKLAREYVRPGVHITDMYARLVQIQQQRVLWQRYTTVAGTRPEVPLGIADVVVAYQSAYQDLDELDRVLGVVGDADRMKNLSLGSLAARVSDLARESEVLQNIQERTTIVERLRASHLEPLLDDLSARHVPAGDVAAELELAWWQSALERMLQTNQALLSANTSVIERLEADFRLVDDAHAGANGTLLASALADAWRVSVLDNKHEALALREALRSGYVSAGALAHHAPNLLGVLAPVWTMSPYEVAQLPDTIRFDTVLLVDAGATTLVENLGAIRRARQVVAFGDTMTQTPSAFEMSVGAPSDEEPVDADALHARSAFAQLGEVLPTLTLTRSYRAGGEDLTNLVNSRFYDGAIQSLPWAGSFLGHSSLTYEFVRGGQGLPDQQTGAVESTDAEVDRVVQLVLEHASDRSSESLMVITASERHAVRVYQAVLQAFSKFPQYREFLLGERAEPFAVLTLEQATAQSRDRVIFSIGYGRTPHGRVLSNFGSLGQPGGERLLAVAMTRARRAMTIVSCFKPEDLDTARIKHGVVELAELLAFEHPAPAPPSLPAERDPMLGELADRLESLGLTVAVDYRGAIPIAASFGERAIAIDLDLGDGGDSLRDSLRLRPAVLRRLGWHYHRVQSFDLFADPDEVARRIARILGVEFADESADAETIAR from the coding sequence GTGGATCGGCGTAAGCGACCGGATGCCAAGGGTCGTGGCCAAAGCGATGCGAACAAGCCGGCAACCCGCACCGGCGATCCCGGTGCGGAGTCGAGTCGCGCCCAGCCGTTCGCGGACGGCTCCGTCGAGCACCCGCGGAGCGAGGGTGCGCTCGCGAAAGCGCCCGCACTCGAGGAGCCGCGCAGCGATGACGCGATCGCGGCCCAGCTGACCGGACCCGTCTCCCTCGTCGACAGCTACGCCGACGAGCACGCGGACTGGCGGCGCGAGCTCGCCGGCATCGGCGGTCGCAACCCGCTGCTCTACTTCGACGATCGCCCGGCGAACCGCATCGAGCTCTCCACGACCCACCCGGGTGGGCTCCCGCAGTTCATCACGGGCAACAAGATCCTCCTCTCCGCGCTGATCCGCGACGATCTCGCGCTCCGTCACGCGCGCGCGGCCGCGGGGCGCGTCACCGACAAGGCGATCGAGATGCGCACGGTGCGTGGGCTCGAGACCGTGAACCTCGGTGTCGGCATCGCGAAGTGGAGCTTCGAGGGTGAGGAGTTCTGCGCTCCGGTGCTGCTGCGCCCGCTCGCCATCCGGCGCTACGGCCGCGACTTCGAGCTGAAGCTCAAGCAGTTCCCGGTCGTGAACTCCGAGCTCATCCGCGTGCTGCGACAGCAGTTCGGGATCAGCCTCGACGCGCGCACGCTCATCGAGCTCTCGCAGTCCGAGGGCGTCTTCAAACCCCAGCCGGTCATCGATCGACTGCGGCAGATGGTCGTCGGCGTCCCCGGCTTCGTCGTGCAGCCGCGCCTCGTCGTCTCCTCGTTCCACAACGTCTCCCAGCAGATGGTCGCCGACGCGAAGGATCTGGACTCCCCGATCCTCGCGGCCGTCTGCGGCAGTGAGCCCGCGCGGCGCCAGCTCGAGGCGAACTACCGCCCGGTCAGCCCGACCCGACCCGACGATCGCGCCCCCGAGACGGACCGCTACCTCTACGACGCCGACGCCGAGCAGGACGACGTGCTGGCGCAGATCGATGCCGGTCACTCGATCGTCGTCCACACCCTGCCCGGCACGGGCGGCACGCAGACGGTCGTGAACGCACTCGGCAGCCTGGCGCGGTCGGGCAAGCGCGTGCTGGTGGTGTCGCCCCGGCGGGCCACGCTCGACGGCATCTCGCACCGCCTCGCGCGCGCCGGTCTGACGGGGCTCGCCGTCAACCCGCGCCGCCTGCGGCGCAATCTCGTCGAGTCGATCAGCCGCAACGAGAACGCGCGCCCCGAGCACCTCCGCGACGTCGACGAGGCGCTCGTCCGCCTGCGCGGTGTGCTGCTCGACTACCAGTCCGCGCTCTCCGAGTCGGACGCGCGCTTCGGTATCTCCCCGCTCGACGCGCTCCGCACCCTGACGCTCCTCGCGCTCAGCGACAACCCGCCGACCACCACGGTCCGCCTCGACGACCAGGCCCTCGGGCAGTTGACGCTCGACCGCACCTCCGTCGCCGAGGCGCTCACCGAGGTCGCCCGGCTGGGGCAGTTCCAGTACGGCCCCGAGGACTCCCCGTGGTACGGCGTGAACTTCACGAGCACCGAGGAGGCCCGCTCGGCGTACGGCCTCGCCGTGCAGCTCGCGGAGTCGCAGCTGCCGCGGCTCATCTCGATGGCCAACGAGGTCATCGGGCAGACCTCCATGCGCCCCTACGAGACGATCGCCGAGCTCGGGATCTTCCTGCGTCTGCTCATGGGGATCCGGGACACGCTCGACCGGTTCACCCCCGAGGTCTACGACCGCTCGCTCACCGAGGTCATCGCCGCCCACGCGCCTCGCGGTGGGGAGGACATGTCGTCGGCGAACAAGCGTCGCCTGCGCAAGCTCGCCCGCGAGTACGTGCGCCCCGGGGTGCACATCACCGACATGTACGCGCGCCTCGTGCAGATCCAGCAGCAGCGGGTGCTCTGGCAGCGCTACACCACCGTGGCCGGCACCCGGCCCGAGGTGCCGCTCGGGATCGCCGACGTGGTGGTCGCCTATCAGTCGGCCTACCAGGATCTCGACGAACTGGATCGGGTGCTCGGCGTCGTCGGCGACGCGGACCGCATGAAGAACCTGTCGCTCGGATCCCTCGCGGCCCGGGTCTCGGACCTCGCCCGCGAGTCGGAGGTGCTGCAGAACATCCAGGAGCGCACGACCATCGTCGAGCGCCTCCGCGCGTCGCACCTCGAACCGCTGCTCGACGATCTCTCGGCGCGACACGTGCCCGCCGGCGACGTGGCCGCGGAGCTCGAGCTCGCCTGGTGGCAGTCTGCGCTCGAGCGCATGCTGCAGACGAACCAGGCGCTCCTCAGCGCCAACACGAGTGTGATCGAGCGGCTCGAGGCCGACTTCCGACTCGTCGACGATGCGCACGCGGGTGCGAACGGCACGCTGCTCGCCTCGGCGCTCGCCGACGCCTGGCGGGTGTCGGTGCTCGACAACAAGCACGAGGCCCTCGCTCTGCGGGAGGCGCTCCGGAGCGGCTACGTCTCCGCCGGCGCTCTTGCGCACCACGCGCCGAATCTGCTGGGAGTGCTCGCCCCGGTGTGGACCATGTCGCCGTACGAGGTCGCCCAGCTGCCCGACACGATCCGCTTCGACACGGTGCTGCTCGTCGACGCCGGCGCCACGACACTGGTCGAGAACCTGGGCGCGATCCGTCGTGCCCGTCAGGTCGTCGCGTTCGGGGACACGATGACGCAGACGCCGTCGGCGTTCGAGATGTCGGTCGGCGCACCCAGCGACGAGGAGCCCGTCGACGCGGACGCGCTGCACGCCCGATCCGCCTTCGCGCAGCTCGGCGAGGTGCTGCCCACGCTCACCCTCACGCGCAGCTATCGCGCCGGCGGTGAGGATCTCACGAACCTCGTGAACTCGCGCTTCTACGACGGTGCGATCCAGTCCCTGCCCTGGGCCGGAAGCTTCCTCGGCCACTCGAGCCTCACTTACGAGTTCGTGCGCGGCGGCCAGGGGCTGCCGGACCAGCAGACGGGGGCCGTCGAGAGCACGGACGCCGAGGTCGATCGGGTCGTGCAGCTCGTGCTCGAGCACGCGAGCGACCGCAGCAGTGAGTCGCTGATGGTGATCACGGCGAGCGAGCGCCACGCGGTCCGCGTGTACCAGGCAGTGCTGCAGGCGTTCTCGAAGTTCCCGCAGTACCGCGAGTTCCTGCTCGGCGAGCGGGCGGAGCCGTTCGCGGTGCTGACGCTCGAGCAGGCGACGGCGCAGAGCCGCGACCGCGTCATCTTCTCGATCGGCTACGGGCGCACTCCGCACGGTCGTGTGCTGTCGAACTTCGGCTCGCTGGGCCAGCCGGGCGGCGAGCGACTGCTCGCGGTTGCCATGACCCGCGCTCGTCGTGCGATGACGATCGTGAGCTGCTTCAAGCCCGAAGACCTCGACACCGCTCGCATCAAGCACGGCGTCGTCGAGCTCGCGGAGCTGCTCGCGTTCGAGCACCCGGCGCCCGCGCCCCCGTCGCTGCCGGCCGAGCGCGATCCGATGCTCGGAGAGCTCGCGGATCGGCTCGAGTCTCTCGGACTCACCGTGGCCGTCGATTACCGTGGAGCGATCCCGATCGCGGCGTCCTTCGGTGAGCGGGCGATCGCCATCGACCTCGACCTCGGCGACGGCGGCGACAGTCTCCGCGACTCCCTCCGCCTGCGCCCCGCCGTGCTCCGTCGACTCGGATGGCACTACCACCGGGTGCAGAGCTTCGACCTGTTCGCGGATCCCGATGAGGTCGCGCGCCGGATCGCACGCATTCTCGGGGTCGAGTTCGCCGACGAGTCGGCTGACGCGGAGACGATCGCGCGATGA
- a CDS encoding FmdB family zinc ribbon protein encodes MPTYAYRCADCGHAFDIYQSFSDDALTACPECGGTLRKVFGSLGVTFNGSGFYRTDSRAASGGSGSSGSGSSGSGSSGSGSSGSGSSSSGSSGSGSGSSSSSS; translated from the coding sequence GTGCCTACCTACGCTTACCGCTGCGCCGACTGCGGCCACGCCTTCGACATCTACCAGTCGTTCTCGGACGACGCGCTCACCGCGTGCCCCGAGTGCGGCGGCACGCTGCGCAAGGTCTTCGGTTCGCTCGGCGTGACGTTCAACGGGTCCGGCTTCTACCGCACCGACTCGCGGGCGGCGTCCGGCGGGAGCGGATCCTCGGGGTCCGGATCGAGCGGCTCGGGATCGAGCGGCTCCGGATCCAGCGGCTCGGGATCGAGCAGCTCCGGATCCAGCGGGTCGGGATCCGGCTCGAGCTCGTCGAGCTCCTAG
- a CDS encoding 5-formyltetrahydrofolate cyclo-ligase codes for MTESPADEKRRIRAAVRRSRNARAAQDAAHREIDRDRLTAQLVALVEDLDARVVSCYLPTPGEPDTTGFIAWARDHNVDVLLPVALSEYRLAWARLGDAGTAPGLHGLAEPIGPRLPAEALAGADLLLIPASAVDVSGTRMGWGLGYFDRALATLAPRPPVFAVVHENEILPRVPSDAHDVPVTGAVTSAGIRRFPTGPG; via the coding sequence ATGACGGAGTCGCCGGCGGACGAGAAGCGCCGCATTCGGGCCGCGGTACGACGGAGCCGGAACGCGCGCGCCGCACAGGACGCGGCGCACCGCGAGATCGATCGCGATCGCCTCACCGCCCAGCTCGTCGCACTGGTCGAGGATCTCGACGCCCGCGTGGTGTCCTGCTACCTGCCGACGCCGGGGGAACCCGACACAACCGGGTTCATCGCGTGGGCCCGGGATCACAACGTCGACGTGCTGCTTCCCGTTGCGCTGAGCGAGTACCGACTCGCCTGGGCCCGCCTCGGCGACGCGGGCACCGCCCCCGGCCTGCACGGGCTGGCGGAACCGATCGGCCCGAGGCTCCCCGCGGAGGCGCTCGCGGGCGCGGACCTCCTGCTCATCCCGGCGAGCGCCGTCGATGTCTCCGGCACACGGATGGGGTGGGGACTCGGGTACTTCGACCGCGCGCTCGCGACGCTGGCCCCCCGCCCGCCGGTCTTCGCCGTGGTGCACGAGAACGAGATCCTGCCCCGCGTCCCATCCGACGCCCACGACGTTCCCGTGACCGGCGCGGTGACCTCGGCGGGGATCCGGCGTTTCCCCACCGGCCCAGGCTAA
- a CDS encoding UTP--glucose-1-phosphate uridylyltransferase, with protein MTETQRVSGRPVTKAVIPAAGLGTRFLPATKAMPKEMLPIVDKPAIQYVVEEAASAGLDDVLIITGRNKDNLLNHFDSVPELEYTLERKGDEGKLEKVHESSELAEVHFLRQGQPLGLGHAVGRARRHVGYESFAVLLGDDLIDTRDPLLDRMVAEHDARGATVIALMEVPQSSIHLYGCAAVESTDDPDVVRVTGLVEKPSAAEAPSNLAVIGRYVLRPEIFDVIDALPPGRGGEIQLTDALNHLAEGKGEGPVYGVIFRGRRYDTGDRADWIKANVLLGVDHEELGEEITEWVLDFADQLRARGTGA; from the coding sequence ATGACGGAAACTCAGCGCGTGTCCGGCCGGCCAGTGACGAAAGCCGTGATTCCGGCGGCGGGGCTCGGCACCCGATTCCTCCCGGCGACGAAGGCGATGCCGAAGGAGATGCTGCCGATCGTCGACAAGCCCGCGATCCAGTACGTCGTCGAGGAGGCCGCGTCGGCGGGGCTCGACGACGTGCTCATCATCACCGGGCGCAACAAGGACAATCTCCTGAACCACTTCGACAGTGTGCCGGAGCTGGAGTACACGCTCGAGCGCAAAGGCGACGAGGGCAAGCTCGAGAAGGTGCACGAGTCGAGCGAGCTCGCCGAGGTCCACTTCCTGCGTCAGGGGCAGCCGCTCGGACTGGGCCACGCCGTCGGGCGCGCCCGCAGGCACGTCGGCTACGAGTCCTTCGCCGTGCTGCTGGGCGACGACCTGATCGACACCCGCGATCCGCTGCTCGACCGGATGGTCGCCGAGCACGATGCGCGCGGTGCCACCGTGATCGCGCTGATGGAGGTGCCGCAGTCCTCGATCCACTTGTACGGCTGCGCCGCCGTCGAGAGCACGGACGACCCCGATGTCGTGCGGGTCACGGGGCTGGTGGAGAAGCCCAGCGCCGCCGAGGCCCCCTCGAACCTCGCCGTGATCGGCCGCTACGTGCTGCGCCCCGAGATCTTCGACGTCATCGACGCGCTCCCACCGGGTCGCGGCGGCGAGATCCAGCTCACCGATGCGCTCAACCACCTCGCCGAGGGCAAGGGGGAGGGCCCCGTGTACGGTGTGATCTTCCGCGGTCGCCGGTACGACACGGGCGACCGCGCCGACTGGATCAAGGCGAACGTGCTGCTCGGGGTCGACCACGAGGAGCTCGGCGAGGAGATCACCGAGTGGGTGCTCGACTTCGCGGATCAGCTGCGCGCGCGGGGCACCGGCGCCTGA
- a CDS encoding GNAT family N-acetyltransferase, which yields MAPLGRSIDDPGLLVSGPVALRVIHAVDAEPLRGLLASNRPWLQQWEATHPSGRGITPGSVSMRPTVRILRRQLRAGSGIPMVITYRGEVVGQLSVSEVSGGALQSAQIGYWVSEHVAGRGITPVAVALAIDHLFWGVGLHRVEICIRPENAASLRVVEKLQMRYEGRRQGYIHIDGAWRDHDCFAVTREDAPDGVLRRITA from the coding sequence GTGGCACCCCTCGGCCGCTCCATCGACGACCCGGGCCTCTTGGTCTCGGGGCCCGTCGCGCTCCGCGTGATCCACGCGGTGGATGCGGAACCCCTGCGCGGGCTTCTCGCATCGAACCGGCCGTGGCTCCAGCAGTGGGAGGCCACCCATCCCTCCGGGCGGGGGATCACCCCCGGGAGCGTCTCGATGCGGCCGACGGTCCGGATCCTGCGCCGACAGCTGCGCGCCGGAAGCGGGATTCCGATGGTGATCACCTACCGCGGCGAGGTTGTGGGGCAGCTCAGCGTCTCCGAGGTGAGCGGGGGCGCGCTGCAGTCTGCGCAGATCGGCTACTGGGTCTCGGAGCACGTCGCCGGGCGGGGGATCACCCCCGTGGCAGTCGCGCTCGCCATCGACCACCTGTTCTGGGGTGTCGGTCTGCACCGCGTCGAGATCTGCATCAGACCCGAGAACGCGGCCTCGCTGCGGGTGGTCGAAAAGCTGCAGATGCGGTACGAGGGGCGCCGGCAGGGGTACATCCACATCGACGGCGCCTGGCGTGACCACGACTGCTTCGCGGTGACGCGTGAGGACGCACCCGACGGTGTGCTGCGGAGGATCACCGCGTAG
- a CDS encoding LysE family transporter — translation MSLALWLSLLTASAVISLTPGAGAINTMSNALTVGWRRSIWGVLGQQLALLVHIVIVAAGVGVLVAGSPLLFNAIRTIGAAYLVYLGVRLILAKPALETDDSLAAARSGESAWSILRRGFWVNLLNPKAIVFFLAFIPQFIRVNEPLLPQYLVLTLTVVSVDVAVMWFFFAAAAKPFRRYVATVRGQRILNSVFGALFIVVAGLLLLMH, via the coding sequence GTGTCCCTCGCATTGTGGCTGTCCCTGCTGACGGCATCCGCGGTCATCAGCCTCACGCCGGGCGCCGGCGCCATCAACACGATGTCGAACGCGCTCACGGTCGGGTGGCGGCGCTCCATCTGGGGTGTGCTCGGCCAGCAGCTCGCGCTCCTCGTCCACATCGTGATCGTGGCGGCGGGGGTCGGGGTGCTCGTCGCGGGATCGCCGCTCCTCTTCAACGCGATCCGCACCATCGGCGCCGCGTATCTCGTCTACCTCGGCGTGCGCCTGATCCTCGCGAAGCCCGCGCTCGAGACCGACGATTCCCTTGCAGCGGCTCGAAGCGGGGAGAGTGCGTGGTCGATCCTGCGCCGCGGATTCTGGGTGAACCTGCTGAACCCGAAGGCGATCGTCTTCTTCTTGGCGTTCATCCCGCAGTTCATTCGCGTCAATGAACCTCTCCTGCCGCAGTACCTCGTCCTCACGCTCACGGTCGTGAGTGTCGACGTGGCGGTCATGTGGTTCTTCTTCGCGGCGGCCGCGAAGCCGTTCCGGCGGTACGTCGCTACCGTGCGCGGCCAGCGGATCCTGAACTCGGTGTTCGGGGCGCTCTTCATCGTGGTCGCGGGTCTGCTCCTGCTCATGCACTAG